A single genomic interval of Arthrobacter globiformis harbors:
- a CDS encoding C40 family peptidase, with product MPRDWQIIAIMMSLQESSLRVLANSNVPASLRFPHDGIGSDHDSLGTAQQRPAAGWGTVEQLMDPAYNVRAFYGGPNGPNHGSPRGLLDIPGWQFMSKGQAAQAVQVSAFPELYARWEPEADAIVDALAGGVVASSCLESASDSQSTIQNLNLSQVRKDLLRFAKEGLGGHYIWGGTAFKAWDCSGYVQWIYRQAGINLPRVEQWRVGVRTRNPQPGDLVVQNAQGPNNWGHVGIYAGDGKMYSALNPAVGTLLHPIAWNSDTAYFDLLM from the coding sequence GTGCCTCGCGACTGGCAGATCATCGCGATCATGATGTCGTTGCAGGAATCCAGCCTTAGAGTTCTGGCGAACTCCAACGTGCCTGCGTCGCTCCGCTTCCCGCATGATGGTATCGGCAGCGACCATGATTCTCTCGGCACTGCCCAACAACGTCCCGCAGCCGGCTGGGGGACCGTCGAGCAGCTGATGGATCCCGCGTACAACGTGCGGGCCTTCTACGGCGGTCCAAACGGACCTAACCACGGAAGCCCCCGCGGATTGCTGGACATCCCGGGCTGGCAGTTCATGAGTAAAGGTCAAGCTGCACAGGCCGTCCAAGTCTCAGCGTTCCCTGAACTGTACGCCCGGTGGGAGCCGGAAGCCGACGCAATAGTCGATGCGCTCGCTGGCGGTGTGGTTGCAAGTAGTTGTTTAGAGTCGGCGAGCGACTCACAGTCAACAATCCAGAACCTGAACCTAAGCCAGGTTCGAAAGGACCTCCTGCGGTTCGCCAAGGAAGGTCTCGGTGGCCATTACATTTGGGGCGGGACAGCGTTCAAAGCATGGGATTGCTCCGGATATGTGCAGTGGATCTATCGTCAAGCAGGAATCAACCTGCCACGCGTCGAGCAGTGGAGGGTGGGCGTTCGGACCCGCAACCCGCAGCCGGGGGACCTGGTCGTTCAGAATGCTCAGGGGCCGAACAATTGGGGACACGTAGGCATTTACGCCGGCGACGGCAAGATGTACAGCGCGCTTAATCCCGCGGTCGGCACGCTGCTGCATCCGATAGCGTGGAACTCCGACACGGCGTACTTCGATCTGCTGATGTGA
- the pyk gene encoding pyruvate kinase — translation MRRAKIVATFGPAIASYENTLAVLEAGVDVARMNMSHGDYSVHDNTYENVRKAASDLGKAVAIMADLQGPKIRLGRFVDGPHELAVGDIFTITTEDVPGTKEICSTTLKSLTEDVNPGDALLIDDGKVALRAIEVDDVKVVAKVTVGGFVSNNKGINLPGVAVNVPALSEKDEDDLRWAMRRGVDLIALSFVRDASDIKRVHEIMDEEGRRVPVIAKIEKPQAVEQLHEIIDAFDAIMVARGDLGVELPLEEVPIVQKRAIELARRWAKPVIVATQVLESMIDNPRPTRAEASDCANAVLDGADAVMLSGETSVGKFPIETVKTMARIIESTEEHGLERVPPLGTKPKTRGGAITRAAVEIADQLDAKYICTFTQSGDSARRLSRLRPIKPVFAFTPVEHVWNQLALTWGIQPQLVAMVGHTDEMTAQVDRSLLDMGLVEDGDLVVIAAGSPPGKAGSTNSLKVHKVGDLADTPRLGEAAEKKEKLGPWPEKKKKNKAAAAPAE, via the coding sequence ATGAGACGCGCAAAGATTGTGGCCACCTTCGGACCGGCCATTGCCAGCTATGAAAACACCCTCGCGGTGCTGGAAGCCGGCGTTGACGTAGCCCGCATGAACATGAGCCACGGCGACTACTCCGTGCATGACAACACCTATGAGAATGTCCGTAAGGCCGCGTCCGATCTGGGCAAGGCTGTGGCCATCATGGCCGACCTGCAGGGCCCCAAGATCCGCCTGGGCCGCTTCGTTGACGGTCCCCACGAGCTGGCAGTGGGGGACATCTTCACGATCACCACTGAGGATGTGCCGGGCACCAAGGAGATCTGCTCCACCACGCTCAAGAGCCTCACCGAGGACGTCAACCCGGGCGACGCCCTGCTCATTGACGACGGCAAGGTTGCGCTGCGCGCCATCGAGGTGGACGACGTCAAGGTTGTGGCCAAGGTGACCGTGGGCGGCTTTGTGTCCAACAACAAGGGCATCAACCTCCCCGGTGTTGCCGTCAACGTCCCCGCACTGAGCGAAAAGGACGAGGACGATCTCCGCTGGGCCATGCGCCGCGGCGTGGACCTCATAGCCCTGTCCTTCGTCCGTGACGCCTCCGACATCAAGCGCGTCCACGAGATCATGGACGAAGAAGGCCGCCGCGTACCGGTGATCGCCAAGATCGAAAAGCCGCAGGCCGTGGAGCAGCTCCATGAGATCATCGACGCATTCGACGCGATCATGGTGGCCCGTGGCGACCTGGGCGTGGAGCTTCCGCTGGAGGAAGTGCCGATCGTGCAGAAGCGTGCCATCGAACTGGCACGCCGCTGGGCCAAGCCGGTCATCGTGGCCACCCAGGTGCTGGAGTCCATGATCGACAACCCGCGCCCGACCCGTGCTGAGGCCTCCGACTGCGCCAACGCCGTGCTCGACGGCGCCGACGCGGTGATGCTCTCCGGCGAGACCAGCGTGGGCAAGTTCCCGATCGAGACGGTCAAGACCATGGCCCGGATCATCGAGTCCACCGAGGAGCACGGCCTGGAGCGCGTCCCCCCGCTGGGCACCAAGCCGAAGACCCGTGGTGGCGCCATCACCCGTGCCGCCGTCGAAATCGCCGACCAGCTGGACGCCAAGTACATCTGTACGTTCACCCAGTCCGGTGACTCGGCACGCCGTCTGTCCCGCCTCCGCCCGATCAAGCCGGTCTTCGCGTTCACTCCGGTGGAGCACGTGTGGAACCAGCTGGCGCTGACCTGGGGCATCCAGCCGCAGCTGGTTGCCATGGTGGGCCACACGGATGAGATGACCGCACAAGTGGACCGCAGCCTGCTGGACATGGGACTGGTGGAAGACGGCGACCTCGTGGTCATCGCTGCCGGTTCCCCTCCCGGAAAAGCCGGTTCCACCAACTCGCTGAAGGTCCATAAGGTGGGCGACCTCGCCGACACCCCGCGCCTCGGCGAAGCCGCCGAGAAGAAGGAAAAGCTCGGCCCGTGGCCTGAAAAGAAGAAGAAGAACAAGGCTGCAGCCGCTCCGGCTGAGTAG
- a CDS encoding ANTAR domain-containing response regulator, whose amino-acid sequence MSEPTESNKTSQPARRVIVAEDETLIRLDIIEILRGEGYDVIGEADNGEKAVQLAEELKPDLVLMDVKMPVMDGISAAEKIVKARIAPVVLLTAFSQKELVERARDAGAMAYVVKPFTPADLIPALEIALSRHEEIKALESEVTDLQEQFATRKLVERAKSLLTTKMGLTEPEAFRWIQKTSMDRRLSMREVAETIINQVN is encoded by the coding sequence GTGTCAGAACCGACGGAGTCAAACAAAACGTCCCAGCCGGCGCGCCGCGTAATTGTGGCCGAAGACGAAACCCTCATCCGCTTGGACATCATCGAAATCCTGCGCGGCGAAGGCTACGACGTCATCGGCGAGGCTGACAACGGCGAGAAGGCCGTGCAGCTGGCCGAGGAGCTCAAGCCGGACCTGGTCCTCATGGACGTCAAGATGCCCGTCATGGACGGCATCTCCGCAGCCGAGAAGATCGTCAAGGCGCGCATCGCCCCCGTGGTCCTCCTCACCGCCTTCAGCCAGAAGGAACTCGTGGAGCGCGCCCGCGACGCCGGCGCCATGGCCTACGTCGTGAAGCCGTTCACCCCGGCCGACCTGATCCCCGCACTGGAGATCGCCCTGTCCCGGCACGAGGAGATCAAGGCCCTCGAAAGCGAGGTCACCGACCTTCAGGAGCAGTTCGCCACCCGCAAGCTCGTAGAACGCGCCAAGAGCCTGTTGACCACCAAGATGGGCCTGACGGAGCCGGAGGCTTTCCGCTGGATCCAGAAGACCTCGATGGACCGCCGCCTCAGCATGCGTGAAGTGGCCGAAACCATCATCAACCAGGTCAACTAG
- a CDS encoding helix-turn-helix domain-containing protein produces the protein MTSLPKRSRSIDTADETWLTPKEICALLQIPEQTFYQWRAKHAGPRAYRIGRHLRISRSDFAAWLALHAEE, from the coding sequence ATGACCTCACTTCCAAAACGCAGCCGAAGCATCGACACCGCAGACGAAACATGGCTGACACCGAAAGAGATCTGTGCGCTGCTACAGATCCCTGAGCAGACCTTCTACCAGTGGCGTGCCAAACACGCAGGACCGCGGGCGTACCGGATTGGCCGCCATCTTCGAATCAGCCGCAGCGACTTTGCCGCCTGGCTCGCCCTGCACGCCGAGGAATGA
- a CDS encoding glutamate synthase subunit beta → MADPRGFLKVRQRETQPRRPVPVRIMDWKEVYEAQEKGVLKSQAGRCMDCGVPFCHQGCPLGNLIPEWNDLMWRDKGEEAIERLHATNNFPEFTGRLCPAPCEASCVLGINQPAVTIKQVEVSIIDEAFDNGWVNPLPPHRLTGKTVAVVGSGPAGLAAAQQLTRVGHTVAVYERDDKIGGLLRYGIPDFKMEKEQVDRRLEQMKAEGTRFRTGVAVGTDVTWEQLRRRYDAVVIATGATVPRDLPIPGRDLAGVHFAMDYLVPSNRVVAGESPENHIDARGKHVVILGGGDTGADCIGTAHRHQAASVTTLAIGKQPPMERAGHQPWPTFPTLFEVASAHEEGGERTYLASTVEFVGEDGKLTGVKVAETEFVDGKRLPKAGTERIIPADLVFLSLGFTGPEPAGITEQVHAEFDGRGNVARDGYYMTNTEGVFVAGDAGRGQSLIVWAIAEGRAAAAAVDKYLMGSTILPAPVAPTDRAIAVL, encoded by the coding sequence GTGGCTGATCCACGCGGATTTCTGAAAGTACGTCAGCGTGAAACCCAGCCGCGCCGTCCCGTTCCCGTCCGCATCATGGACTGGAAGGAAGTTTACGAGGCCCAGGAGAAGGGTGTCCTGAAGAGCCAGGCTGGCCGCTGCATGGACTGCGGCGTGCCGTTCTGCCACCAGGGCTGCCCCCTGGGAAACCTGATTCCCGAGTGGAACGACCTCATGTGGCGGGACAAGGGCGAGGAAGCGATTGAGCGGCTGCACGCCACCAACAACTTCCCGGAGTTCACCGGCCGGCTCTGCCCCGCCCCGTGCGAGGCGTCCTGTGTGCTGGGCATCAACCAGCCCGCGGTGACCATCAAGCAGGTGGAGGTGTCCATCATCGATGAGGCCTTCGACAACGGCTGGGTCAACCCGCTGCCGCCGCACCGCCTCACCGGCAAGACGGTCGCCGTCGTCGGTTCCGGCCCTGCCGGCCTGGCGGCTGCACAGCAGCTGACCCGCGTTGGCCACACCGTGGCCGTCTACGAACGGGACGACAAGATCGGCGGCCTGCTGCGCTACGGCATCCCCGACTTCAAGATGGAAAAAGAGCAGGTGGACCGCCGGCTCGAGCAGATGAAGGCCGAAGGCACCCGCTTCCGCACCGGCGTCGCCGTCGGTACGGACGTCACCTGGGAGCAGCTTCGCCGCCGCTACGACGCCGTGGTCATCGCCACGGGTGCCACCGTGCCGCGTGACCTGCCCATCCCGGGCCGCGACCTCGCTGGCGTGCACTTCGCCATGGATTACCTTGTCCCCTCCAACCGCGTGGTGGCAGGGGAGTCCCCGGAGAATCACATCGACGCCCGCGGCAAGCACGTCGTCATCCTTGGTGGCGGCGACACCGGTGCGGACTGCATCGGGACGGCCCACCGTCACCAGGCAGCCTCCGTGACCACCCTGGCCATCGGCAAGCAGCCCCCGATGGAGCGCGCCGGCCACCAGCCGTGGCCGACGTTCCCCACCCTCTTCGAGGTCGCCAGTGCCCACGAGGAAGGCGGTGAGCGCACGTATCTCGCCTCCACCGTTGAGTTTGTGGGCGAGGACGGCAAGCTGACTGGCGTCAAGGTCGCAGAGACCGAATTCGTGGACGGCAAGCGCCTGCCCAAGGCCGGCACTGAGCGGATCATCCCCGCCGACCTGGTCTTCCTGTCGCTGGGCTTCACCGGACCTGAACCGGCCGGGATCACCGAGCAGGTCCACGCCGAGTTCGACGGCCGCGGCAACGTGGCCCGCGACGGCTACTACATGACCAACACCGAGGGTGTCTTCGTGGCAGGCGATGCCGGCCGCGGCCAGTCCCTGATCGTGTGGGCCATCGCCGAAGGCCGTGCCGCCGCGGCGGCGGTGGACAAGTACCTGATGGGAAGCACCATCCTTCCTGCGCCTGTGGCTCCGACGGACCGCGCCATAGCCGTCCTGTAG
- the gltB gene encoding glutamate synthase large subunit, with amino-acid sequence MTQTLSSPSWSESNQPDAAMSPFKRFAALPEAAGLYNPEQEKDACGLAIIATLRGEPGYDIVDAALTALRNLEHRGAVGADEGTGDGAGLLMQVPDEFFRAVTEFELPAPGQYVVGTAFLPAEQREAGAAKAGIEGLAADEGLTVLGWREVPVVADLVGAMARACMPYFSQPFFASATGEQLDRNDLDGRAWRIRKRAQNKFGVYFPSLSSRTIVYKGMLTTAQLEPFYPDLSDKRFKTKLAIVHSRFSTNTFPSWPLAQPFRTIAHNGEINTVKGNRNWMRARQSQLANPLLGDSPEELFPICTPGASDSASFDEVAELLWLSGRPITHAIMMMIPEAWENHATMDPARKAFYEYHSLLMEPWDGPAAVSFTDGALVGATLDRNGLRPGRYWITEDGLVVFASEVGVIDVEPSKVVKKGRVSPGKMFLVDTEAGRIIGDDEVKAEVAAANPWAEWVKDNLIDLNELPEREHVVHTAASVNIRQRTFGYTTEELKILLGPMARTGAEPLGAMGSDTPVAVLSKRPRLLFDYFVQSFAQVTNPPLDAIREELVTSLTCAIGPNGNLLDTKQVRQPQVSLPFPVINNDQLAKIANIENADGDKVAMKVRGLYRPEGGENALRARLTEICEQVSGAINRGVQYVVLSDRDSNAQWAPIPSLLLVSAVHHHLLRSANRTKTALVVEAGDVRETHHVAVLIGYGASAVNPYLAMESVEQLITAGDVVGVTPQDGVYNLIKGLGKGVLKIMSKMGISTVASYTGAQTFEALGLGQELVDEFFAGTHSQLGGVGLDVIAAEVSARHQMAYPEGGIEQPHRPLLGGGEYQWRRDGEPHLFNPETVFRLQHATRERRYDIFKAYTKGVDDQSENLMTLRGLLKFKDGARPAVPLEEVEPVSSIVKRFSTGAMSYGSISKEAHETLAIAMNRLGGKSNTGEGGEDVDRLLDPERRSAVKQIASGRFGVTSLYLTNADDIQIKMAQGAKPGEGGQLMAQKVYPWVARTRHSTPGVGLISPPPHHDIYSIEDLAQLIYDAKRANPSARVHVKLVSEVGIGTVAAGVTKAKADVVLVSGHDGGTGASPLNSLKHAGVPWELGLAETQQTLMLNGLRDRVVVQVDGQLKTGRDVVIAALLGGEEFGFATAPLVVEGCIMMRVCHLDTCPVGVATQNPELRARFTGKPEFVVNFFEFLAEEVREILAELGFRSIEEAIGHAEMLDAQDAISHWKAEGLDLDPILHGLEFDDDAPLRNLTGQNHELDKHFDQRLITMAAEALTDRAPVKITVDVINTDRSVGTMLGHVVTKTFGTDVLATDTIDITLNGTAGQSLGAFLPAGITLRMYGDSNDYVGKGLSGGRIIVRPDRTNVFQAERNVVAGNVIGYGATSGELFLRGQVGERFLVRNSGATAVVEGIGDHGCEYMTGGQTLIIGRTGRNFGAGMSGGTAYVLDLRTERVNKQALESGELQLLELDAEDRDIVHGLLVKHLEETESQLAARLLDNFDDTAARITKVLPRDYAAVLQTRLDAIEEGLDPDGEEVWSRILEVTGG; translated from the coding sequence ATGACCCAAACTCTTTCAAGCCCCAGCTGGTCCGAATCGAACCAGCCGGACGCCGCCATGTCGCCGTTCAAGCGGTTCGCGGCGCTCCCCGAGGCAGCCGGGCTCTACAACCCGGAGCAGGAGAAGGACGCCTGCGGTCTTGCGATTATCGCCACCCTGCGCGGCGAGCCCGGCTACGACATCGTCGACGCCGCCCTTACCGCCCTGCGCAACCTCGAGCACCGCGGTGCCGTCGGCGCAGATGAGGGAACGGGTGATGGCGCCGGCCTCCTGATGCAGGTGCCGGACGAGTTCTTCCGTGCCGTCACCGAATTCGAACTGCCGGCCCCCGGCCAGTACGTGGTGGGCACCGCCTTCCTGCCTGCCGAGCAGCGCGAGGCCGGCGCCGCCAAGGCCGGCATCGAGGGCCTGGCCGCCGACGAGGGACTGACCGTCCTTGGCTGGCGCGAAGTTCCCGTCGTCGCCGATCTTGTCGGTGCCATGGCGCGCGCCTGCATGCCGTACTTCTCCCAGCCGTTCTTCGCCTCGGCAACCGGTGAGCAGCTTGACCGCAACGACCTGGACGGCCGCGCCTGGCGCATCCGCAAGCGCGCCCAGAACAAGTTCGGCGTCTACTTCCCGTCGCTGTCCTCGCGGACCATCGTCTACAAGGGCATGCTGACCACGGCCCAGCTGGAGCCGTTCTACCCGGACCTTTCGGACAAGCGCTTCAAGACCAAGCTGGCGATCGTCCACTCGCGCTTCTCCACCAACACCTTCCCGTCCTGGCCGCTGGCCCAGCCGTTCCGCACCATCGCCCACAATGGCGAAATCAACACCGTCAAGGGCAACCGGAACTGGATGCGCGCCCGCCAGTCCCAGCTCGCGAACCCGCTGCTGGGCGACTCGCCGGAAGAGCTGTTCCCGATCTGCACCCCGGGCGCGTCCGACTCCGCATCCTTCGATGAAGTGGCCGAACTGCTGTGGCTGTCCGGCCGCCCCATCACCCACGCGATCATGATGATGATCCCCGAGGCCTGGGAAAACCACGCCACGATGGATCCGGCACGCAAGGCGTTCTACGAGTACCACTCCCTCCTGATGGAACCCTGGGACGGCCCCGCCGCCGTGTCGTTCACCGACGGCGCCCTCGTGGGCGCAACCCTGGACCGCAACGGCCTGCGCCCCGGCCGCTACTGGATCACCGAGGACGGCCTGGTCGTCTTCGCCTCCGAGGTGGGCGTCATCGACGTCGAACCCTCCAAGGTGGTCAAGAAGGGCCGCGTCTCGCCCGGCAAGATGTTCCTGGTGGACACCGAGGCCGGCCGGATCATCGGCGATGACGAGGTCAAGGCCGAGGTCGCCGCGGCGAACCCCTGGGCCGAGTGGGTCAAGGACAACCTGATTGACCTCAACGAGCTGCCGGAACGCGAGCACGTGGTGCACACCGCCGCGTCCGTGAACATCCGCCAGCGGACCTTCGGCTACACCACCGAAGAGCTTAAGATCCTGCTGGGCCCGATGGCCCGCACCGGCGCCGAACCGCTGGGCGCCATGGGCTCCGACACCCCGGTGGCTGTGCTGTCAAAGCGCCCCCGCCTGCTCTTCGACTACTTCGTGCAGTCCTTCGCGCAGGTGACCAACCCGCCGCTGGACGCCATCCGTGAAGAGCTGGTCACCTCCCTGACCTGCGCCATCGGCCCCAACGGCAACCTCCTGGACACCAAGCAGGTGCGCCAGCCGCAGGTCTCCCTGCCGTTCCCGGTGATCAACAACGACCAGCTCGCGAAGATCGCCAACATCGAGAACGCCGACGGCGACAAGGTGGCCATGAAGGTCCGCGGCCTCTACCGCCCCGAGGGCGGCGAGAACGCGCTGCGTGCCCGGCTCACCGAAATCTGCGAGCAGGTGTCCGGCGCCATCAACCGCGGCGTGCAGTATGTCGTCCTGTCGGACCGCGACTCCAACGCGCAGTGGGCCCCGATCCCGTCGCTGCTGCTGGTCAGCGCCGTGCACCACCACCTGCTGCGCAGCGCCAACCGCACCAAGACCGCCCTCGTTGTCGAAGCCGGCGACGTCCGCGAGACGCACCACGTGGCCGTGCTCATCGGCTACGGTGCCTCCGCCGTCAACCCGTACCTCGCCATGGAATCCGTGGAGCAGCTGATTACCGCCGGCGACGTCGTGGGCGTGACCCCGCAGGACGGCGTCTACAACCTGATCAAGGGCCTCGGCAAGGGCGTCCTGAAGATCATGTCCAAGATGGGCATCTCCACTGTTGCGTCCTACACAGGCGCCCAGACGTTCGAAGCGCTTGGCCTGGGCCAGGAACTGGTGGACGAATTCTTCGCCGGCACGCATTCCCAGTTGGGCGGCGTGGGCCTGGACGTCATCGCGGCAGAAGTTTCCGCGCGGCACCAGATGGCCTACCCCGAGGGCGGCATTGAGCAGCCGCACCGTCCCCTGCTGGGCGGCGGCGAGTACCAGTGGCGCCGCGACGGCGAGCCGCACCTCTTCAACCCGGAGACCGTCTTCCGGCTGCAGCACGCTACGCGTGAGCGCCGCTACGACATCTTCAAGGCCTATACCAAGGGCGTGGATGATCAGTCCGAGAACCTGATGACCCTGCGCGGTCTGCTGAAGTTCAAGGACGGCGCGCGTCCCGCCGTGCCGCTCGAGGAAGTCGAGCCGGTCTCCAGCATCGTCAAGCGCTTCTCCACGGGTGCCATGAGCTACGGCTCGATCTCCAAGGAAGCCCACGAGACCCTCGCGATCGCCATGAACCGGCTGGGCGGCAAGTCCAACACCGGTGAAGGCGGCGAGGACGTGGATCGCCTGCTCGATCCCGAGCGCCGTTCCGCCGTCAAGCAGATTGCCTCGGGCCGCTTCGGCGTCACGAGCCTCTACCTGACCAACGCGGACGACATCCAGATCAAGATGGCCCAGGGTGCGAAGCCCGGCGAAGGCGGCCAGCTGATGGCCCAGAAGGTCTACCCCTGGGTTGCCCGGACGCGCCACTCGACGCCCGGCGTCGGACTCATTTCCCCGCCCCCGCACCACGACATCTACTCGATCGAGGACCTCGCGCAGCTCATCTACGATGCGAAGCGCGCGAACCCCTCGGCCCGGGTGCACGTCAAGCTCGTCTCCGAGGTGGGAATCGGCACAGTTGCCGCCGGCGTCACCAAGGCCAAGGCCGACGTCGTGCTTGTTTCCGGGCACGACGGCGGTACCGGCGCCTCGCCGCTGAACTCGCTCAAGCACGCCGGTGTTCCGTGGGAACTGGGTCTCGCAGAGACTCAGCAGACCCTCATGCTCAACGGCCTGCGCGACCGCGTTGTGGTGCAGGTGGACGGCCAGCTCAAAACCGGTCGCGACGTCGTCATTGCTGCCCTGCTGGGCGGCGAGGAATTCGGCTTCGCCACGGCACCGCTGGTGGTTGAGGGCTGCATCATGATGCGCGTCTGCCACCTTGACACCTGCCCGGTGGGCGTTGCCACCCAGAACCCCGAGCTGCGCGCCCGCTTCACCGGCAAGCCGGAGTTCGTGGTCAACTTCTTCGAGTTCCTGGCCGAGGAAGTCCGCGAAATCCTCGCGGAGCTGGGTTTCCGGAGCATCGAGGAAGCGATCGGCCACGCCGAAATGCTGGACGCCCAGGACGCCATCAGCCACTGGAAGGCCGAGGGCCTGGACCTGGATCCGATCCTTCACGGCCTCGAGTTCGACGACGACGCCCCGCTGCGGAACCTGACCGGCCAGAACCACGAGCTGGACAAGCACTTCGACCAGCGGCTCATCACCATGGCCGCCGAGGCGCTGACCGACCGTGCCCCGGTGAAGATCACGGTGGACGTCATCAACACCGATCGGTCGGTGGGCACCATGCTGGGCCACGTTGTGACCAAGACGTTCGGAACGGACGTGCTGGCCACGGACACGATTGACATCACGCTGAACGGCACCGCCGGGCAGTCGCTGGGCGCTTTCCTGCCTGCCGGCATTACGCTGCGCATGTACGGCGACTCCAACGACTACGTCGGCAAGGGACTCTCCGGCGGCCGGATCATCGTCCGCCCGGACCGCACCAACGTGTTCCAGGCCGAACGCAACGTCGTTGCGGGCAACGTGATCGGCTACGGCGCCACGAGCGGCGAGCTGTTCCTGCGCGGCCAGGTGGGCGAACGCTTCCTGGTCCGCAACTCGGGTGCCACCGCGGTTGTTGAAGGCATCGGCGACCACGGCTGCGAGTACATGACCGGCGGCCAGACGCTGATCATCGGCCGCACAGGCCGCAACTTTGGCGCCGGCATGTCCGGCGGGACGGCCTACGTGCTGGACCTGCGGACTGAACGCGTCAACAAGCAGGCCCTCGAGTCCGGCGAACTCCAGCTCCTCGAGCTGGACGCCGAGGACCGCGACATCGTCCACGGCCTGCTGGTCAAGCATCTGGAGGAAACCGAATCCCAGCTGGCCGCGCGTCTGCTCGACAACTTCGACGACACCGCTGCCCGCATTACCAAGGTGCTGCCGCGTGACTACGCCGCAGTGCTGCAAACCCGTCTTGACGCTATCGAAGAGGGCCTTGACCCCGACGGCGAAGAAGTTTGGTCTAGAATCCTGGAGGTGACCGGTGGCTGA
- a CDS encoding winged helix-turn-helix domain-containing protein: MSNILMNRTRSQIIRFLLRNGPSTCGQIGTGLRASPSTIRRQLTLLGRAGLVQRSSNQFDASAEQVQRQVEALAESLSAQIMPTVGSSPMN, encoded by the coding sequence ATGTCGAACATCCTGATGAACCGAACGCGAAGCCAAATTATCCGCTTCCTTCTGAGGAACGGCCCGTCGACCTGTGGCCAAATCGGAACGGGTCTCCGAGCTTCGCCGTCCACGATTCGCCGACAGCTCACTCTCTTGGGCCGTGCCGGCCTCGTACAACGCTCGTCCAATCAATTCGACGCCTCGGCCGAGCAGGTCCAGCGACAGGTCGAGGCCCTCGCGGAAAGCCTCAGCGCCCAGATCATGCCGACCGTCGGCTCTTCACCCATGAACTAA
- a CDS encoding tyrosine-type recombinase/integrase — protein sequence MASIKRRTKKDGSTSFMVCWRDPAKRKEHGITFATEAEATTLKRLLDANNQSFEIAQHAMVQNQTKAPTVAAVIQEHIDLLVRPSVGTVHTYQTMLKLHIADVIGHIPVDKLDYRHMTYWIKSMQAKGRSPKTIKNNHGLIFAAMETAVMLRYRKDNPCRGVQLPSGEKPEDEAMFLTHAEFGLILEGMGERYKAFTEFLVMTGTRFGEATAVTVADVDLMSKPATIRINKAWKRGKDSEYYIGATKTGAGKRTVSLNPHLVDVLVPLVAGCPGKELLFTTPKGERIIHKLYWHHYWVPAVKAARARGLTKEPRIHDLRHTHASWLIQDGVSLFTVSRRLGHASTRTTEQVYGHLMPQALQDAADAVERSAAIWRS from the coding sequence ATGGCCAGCATTAAAAGGCGCACCAAAAAGGACGGCTCCACCTCGTTCATGGTCTGCTGGCGTGACCCTGCAAAGCGCAAAGAGCACGGCATCACTTTCGCTACTGAAGCAGAAGCGACCACCCTGAAGCGTCTCCTCGATGCCAATAACCAGTCGTTCGAAATCGCGCAGCACGCGATGGTTCAGAACCAGACCAAGGCACCGACGGTGGCCGCAGTCATCCAGGAGCACATCGATCTGCTGGTGCGCCCGTCTGTGGGCACCGTGCATACCTACCAGACGATGTTGAAGCTGCATATCGCTGATGTCATAGGTCACATTCCGGTCGACAAGCTTGATTACCGCCACATGACCTACTGGATCAAGTCGATGCAGGCGAAGGGCCGGTCGCCCAAAACCATCAAGAATAACCATGGTCTGATCTTCGCGGCCATGGAAACGGCCGTGATGCTCCGCTACCGGAAAGATAATCCATGCCGGGGTGTTCAGCTTCCGTCCGGTGAGAAACCGGAGGACGAAGCCATGTTCCTGACGCATGCTGAGTTCGGGCTCATCCTCGAGGGCATGGGGGAGCGATACAAGGCTTTCACTGAGTTCCTGGTCATGACTGGAACCCGCTTCGGCGAAGCAACTGCGGTAACCGTGGCCGACGTCGACCTCATGTCCAAGCCGGCGACAATCCGGATCAACAAGGCGTGGAAGCGTGGAAAAGATTCGGAGTACTACATCGGCGCGACAAAGACGGGGGCCGGGAAGAGAACAGTCTCACTCAACCCGCACTTGGTGGACGTTCTTGTTCCCCTGGTAGCCGGCTGTCCTGGCAAAGAGCTCCTGTTTACCACGCCCAAGGGTGAACGGATCATTCACAAGCTCTACTGGCATCACTACTGGGTTCCTGCTGTGAAGGCGGCACGGGCTAGGGGGCTCACCAAGGAACCCCGCATCCACGATCTGCGCCATACGCATGCGTCCTGGCTGATTCAGGACGGCGTTTCGTTGTTTACAGTGTCCCGGCGGCTCGGGCATGCATCCACTCGAACAACGGAGCAGGTGTACGGGCACCTGATGCCGCAGGCGCTCCAGGACGCCGCCGATGCAGTGGAACGGTCCGCAGCCATCTGGCGCAGCTAA